The following proteins are co-located in the Burkholderiales bacterium genome:
- a CDS encoding nitrite/sulfite reductase — MYAYDRVDRALVAQRVAQYRDQVRRFLAGELTEDEFRPLRLQNGLYLQKHAPMLRVAIPYGVLSAHQMRTLAGIARRYDRGYGHFSTRQNLQFNWPRLEDTPDILAELAAVQMHAIQTSGNCVRNITTDEFAGVAPDEIADPRPFCEILRQWSTFHPEFSFLPRKFKIAINASEEDRSATAFHDIGLYLRRAPDGELGMRVSVGGGMGRTPMLGAVIREFLPWRHMTTYVEAILRVYNRYGRRDNLFKARIKILVKAIGATQFARQVEDEWALIKDGPGTLTEQELARVSAFFLAPDYLPRADHETEYLRRLGENRAFARWAERAVRAHRVPGYRAVVLSLKKTGVPPGDATAEQMERVADWSERFGFGEIRVSHEQNLILPDVRSGDLHALWREAREAGLATPNPGLLTDIIACPGGDFCSLANARSIPVAEAIQRRFEDLDYLHDIGELNLNISGCMNSCGHHHAGHIGILGVDKDGEEWYQVSIGGADGSRSSGARSAIGKVIGPSFKAQDMPDVVARLIDVYLAHRQAGERFIDTVERVGIAPFKAGVYGTAAPGRAVEAGREVAADA, encoded by the coding sequence ATGTACGCGTACGACCGGGTCGATCGCGCGCTGGTGGCGCAGCGCGTGGCCCAGTATCGGGATCAGGTAAGGCGCTTCCTCGCGGGAGAACTCACCGAGGACGAGTTCCGCCCGCTGCGTTTGCAGAACGGGCTCTACCTGCAGAAGCATGCGCCCATGCTGCGCGTGGCGATTCCCTACGGGGTTCTTTCCGCGCATCAGATGCGCACGCTGGCCGGCATCGCCCGCCGCTACGACCGCGGCTACGGCCACTTCTCCACCCGGCAGAACCTTCAGTTCAACTGGCCGCGGCTGGAGGACACTCCGGACATCCTGGCCGAACTGGCCGCGGTGCAAATGCATGCCATCCAGACCAGCGGCAACTGCGTGCGCAACATCACGACCGACGAGTTCGCCGGCGTGGCGCCCGACGAGATCGCCGACCCGCGGCCATTCTGCGAAATTCTGCGCCAGTGGTCCACGTTTCATCCGGAGTTCAGCTTCCTGCCGCGCAAGTTCAAGATCGCGATCAACGCGTCCGAGGAGGATCGCTCGGCGACCGCCTTTCACGATATCGGGCTGTATCTGCGGCGCGCCCCCGACGGCGAGCTCGGCATGCGGGTGTCGGTGGGCGGCGGCATGGGGCGCACGCCGATGCTCGGGGCGGTCATTCGCGAGTTCCTGCCGTGGCGCCATATGACGACGTACGTCGAGGCGATTCTGCGCGTCTACAACCGCTACGGACGCCGCGACAACCTCTTCAAGGCCCGCATCAAGATCCTGGTGAAGGCCATCGGCGCGACGCAGTTTGCGCGCCAGGTCGAGGACGAGTGGGCGCTCATCAAGGATGGACCGGGCACGCTGACCGAGCAGGAGCTGGCGCGCGTGTCCGCGTTCTTCCTCGCTCCCGATTACCTGCCGCGGGCGGACCACGAAACGGAGTACCTCCGCCGTCTTGGCGAGAATCGCGCCTTTGCGCGATGGGCAGAGCGAGCGGTGCGCGCGCACCGCGTGCCGGGCTATCGCGCGGTGGTCCTGTCCCTGAAAAAGACCGGGGTGCCGCCCGGCGACGCGACCGCGGAGCAGATGGAGCGTGTTGCCGACTGGTCCGAGCGCTTCGGTTTCGGGGAGATCCGCGTCTCGCACGAACAGAACCTGATTCTGCCCGACGTGCGCTCCGGTGACCTTCACGCGCTATGGCGGGAAGCTCGCGAGGCCGGACTTGCCACGCCGAACCCGGGGCTGCTCACCGATATCATCGCCTGCCCCGGCGGAGACTTCTGCTCGCTCGCCAATGCGAGATCGATCCCCGTCGCCGAGGCGATTCAGCGCCGCTTCGAAGACCTGGACTATCTGCACGACATCGGCGAGCTGAACCTGAACATCTCGGGGTGCATGAATTCCTGCGGCCACCACCATGCCGGCCACATCGGCATCTTGGGCGTCGACAAGGACGGCGAGGAGTGGTACCAGGTGTCGATCGGCGGTGCCGACGGCTCGCGCTCGAGCGGTGCGCGCAGCGCGATCGGCAAGGTGATCGGGCCTTCGTTCAAGGCGCAGGACATGCCGGACGTGGTCGCCCGGTTGATCGATGTCTATCTCGCGCATCGGCAGGCGGGCGAGCGTTTCATCGATACGGTGGAGCGGGTGGGAATCGCGCCGTTCAAGGCCGGCGTGTACGGTACGGCCGCACCCGGCAGGGCGGTTGAGGCCGGTCGGGAGGTGGCGGCCGATGCCTGA
- the cysB gene encoding HTH-type transcriptional regulator CysB: MRLQQLRYIHEVARNNLNLSQAAEVLYTSQPGISKQIKSLEDELGVQIFVRHGKRVVAVTEPGKVILQIAERVLQDVASLKQASEEFTREDVGSLTIATTHTQARYALPPVIKKFRERYPRVRLSLHQGNPTQISELTTSGQADFAIATEAIEYYQDLVMLPCYEWNRCVLTPPGHPLLKVKRLTLEEIARYPIITYDFAFTGRSKINEAFSRRGLTPNVVLTAIDADVIKTYVELGLGIGIVAMMAYDPRRDSGLRALDASHLFESSTTRIGIRKNAYLRGYMYDFIEMFAPHLTRKVVETAMRAKA; encoded by the coding sequence ATGCGATTGCAACAGCTTCGATACATCCACGAAGTCGCCCGCAACAACCTCAACCTCTCGCAGGCGGCGGAGGTGCTCTACACCTCGCAGCCCGGCATCAGCAAGCAGATCAAGAGCCTGGAAGACGAGCTCGGCGTTCAGATCTTCGTGCGCCACGGCAAACGCGTGGTCGCGGTGACGGAGCCGGGAAAGGTCATCCTGCAGATCGCCGAGCGGGTGCTCCAGGACGTCGCCAGTCTCAAGCAGGCGAGCGAGGAGTTCACTCGCGAGGACGTGGGCAGCCTGACGATTGCCACCACCCACACCCAGGCGCGCTACGCGCTGCCGCCGGTGATCAAGAAGTTCCGCGAGCGCTATCCCCGGGTCAGGCTGTCCCTGCACCAGGGCAACCCGACGCAAATCTCGGAGCTGACGACCTCCGGTCAGGCCGATTTCGCGATCGCGACGGAGGCGATCGAGTACTACCAGGACCTGGTCATGCTGCCATGCTACGAATGGAACCGCTGCGTCCTGACGCCGCCGGGCCATCCGCTGCTCAAGGTGAAGAGACTCACGCTGGAGGAAATCGCCCGCTACCCGATCATCACCTACGACTTCGCGTTCACCGGACGATCGAAGATCAACGAAGCATTTTCCCGGCGCGGACTGACCCCCAACGTCGTGTTGACCGCAATCGACGCCGATGTCATCAAGACTTATGTCGAGCTGGGGCTCGGCATCGGGATCGTCGCGATGATGGCCTACGATCCGCGCCGAGACAGCGGGCTCAGAGCGCTCGACGCCAGCCACCTGTTCGAGTCGAGCACCACGCGCATCGGCATCCGCAAGAACGCCTATCTGCGCGGCTACATGTACGACTTCATCGAGATGTTCGCGCCGCACTTGACGCGAAAAGTGGTCGAGACCGCGATGCGCGCCAAGGCCTGA
- the murJ gene encoding murein biosynthesis integral membrane protein MurJ, with amino-acid sequence MNLLKALATVSSLTLVSRVLGFVRDMVIARAFGAGIYTDAFFVAFKLPNLLRRLFAEGAFSQAFVPVLGEYRNSRGETETRLLVDRVATVLGAALIAVSVIGVLAAPLIVYLSAPGFAATPDKFSVTVELLRITFPYILFISLTSLAAGILNTWSRFSVPALTPALLNISFIVFALWLAPYFHPPIMALAWAVFIGGVLQLAFQLPFLLRVGMLPRPRWSPHDPGLRKILSLMAPAVLGVSVSQLSLWVNTIFASFLVTGSVSWLYYADRLMEFPTGLLGVALGTILLPSLSRSFAERTPAEYSTLLDWGLRLTFLLAAPCAVALAVLALPLIATLFRHGEFGANDVFMTQRALVAYSLGLLALILVKVLAPGFYARQNIRTPVRIALITLAATQLMNLAFIWWLRHAGLALSISLAAWLNAGLLFWKLRQHAVYRPAPGWPVFLIKVAAAVCVMGAVLAWTMGDAELWLQGRALDRVVRLAMLVFAGAASYFAALWLLGFRPADFSKRVRDG; translated from the coding sequence ATGAACCTGCTCAAAGCCCTCGCCACGGTCAGCAGCTTGACCCTCGTGTCCCGGGTGCTCGGCTTCGTTCGCGACATGGTGATCGCCCGCGCCTTCGGCGCCGGGATTTACACCGATGCCTTCTTCGTGGCCTTCAAGCTCCCCAATCTGCTGCGGCGATTGTTTGCCGAGGGGGCGTTCTCGCAAGCATTCGTCCCGGTGCTGGGCGAGTACCGCAACAGCCGCGGCGAAACCGAGACGCGCCTGCTGGTCGACCGCGTGGCTACCGTGCTCGGCGCCGCCCTGATCGCGGTTTCCGTGATCGGGGTCCTGGCCGCGCCGCTGATCGTTTATCTCAGCGCACCGGGCTTTGCCGCCACGCCGGACAAGTTTTCTGTCACCGTCGAGCTGCTGCGCATCACTTTTCCCTACATTTTGTTCATCTCGCTGACTTCGCTCGCCGCAGGGATTCTCAACACCTGGTCTCGGTTCTCCGTTCCCGCGCTCACGCCGGCGTTGCTCAATATCTCCTTCATCGTCTTTGCCCTGTGGCTGGCTCCGTACTTCCACCCCCCCATCATGGCGCTCGCCTGGGCGGTCTTTATCGGCGGCGTCCTGCAGCTCGCATTCCAACTGCCGTTTCTGCTCAGGGTCGGCATGCTGCCACGGCCGCGCTGGTCACCGCACGACCCCGGCCTGCGCAAGATTCTTTCCCTCATGGCGCCAGCGGTCCTCGGCGTATCCGTGAGCCAGCTCTCGCTGTGGGTCAACACCATCTTCGCCTCGTTTCTCGTCACGGGCAGCGTGTCCTGGCTCTATTACGCGGACCGCTTGATGGAGTTTCCCACCGGGCTGCTGGGCGTGGCGCTGGGCACGATCTTGCTGCCGAGCCTGTCGCGAAGTTTCGCGGAGAGAACCCCCGCGGAATACTCGACGCTGCTCGACTGGGGCCTGCGGCTCACCTTCCTGCTGGCCGCGCCCTGCGCGGTCGCGCTGGCCGTGCTGGCGCTCCCCCTGATCGCGACGTTGTTCCGCCACGGCGAATTCGGCGCAAACGATGTGTTCATGACCCAGCGGGCGCTGGTCGCCTACAGCCTCGGTCTGCTGGCGCTGATTCTGGTCAAAGTGCTGGCGCCCGGATTCTACGCCCGGCAGAACATCCGCACGCCGGTCCGCATCGCGCTGATCACGCTCGCGGCCACGCAGCTGATGAACCTGGCGTTCATCTGGTGGTTGCGCCACGCCGGGCTGGCGTTGTCGATCTCGCTCGCGGCATGGCTCAACGCCGGGTTGCTGTTCTGGAAGTTGCGCCAGCACGCCGTCTATCGGCCGGCGCCCGGCTGGCCGGTCTTCCTGATCAAGGTGGCAGCCGCCGTCTGCGTCATGGGGGCGGTGCTCGCCTGGACCATGGGGGACGCCGAACTCTGGCTGCAGGGGCGTGCGCTGGACCGGGTGGTGCGGCTGGCGATGCTGGTGTTCGCCGGCGCAGCCAGCTACTTCGCCGCCCTTTGGCTGCTCGGATTTCGCCCCGCCGACTTCAGCAAAAGGGTGCGAGACGGCTGA
- the rpsT gene encoding 30S ribosomal protein S20 yields the protein MANIASAKKRARQAIKRRAHNMSLRSELRTMIKNVRKAIAGGDKTKAAQALRAAQSRIDSIADKKIVHKNAAARYKSRLAAAIKAMA from the coding sequence ATGGCCAACATCGCATCGGCGAAAAAGCGAGCCCGCCAGGCGATCAAGCGTCGCGCCCACAACATGTCCCTGAGGAGCGAACTGCGCACGATGATCAAGAACGTGCGCAAGGCGATCGCCGGGGGCGACAAGACCAAAGCCGCGCAGGCGCTGCGGGCGGCGCAGTCGCGCATCGACTCGATCGCAGACAAGAAGATCGTTCACAAGAACGCGGCCGCCCGTTACAAGAGCCGGCTGGCCGCGGCGATCAAGGCCATGGCCTGA
- a CDS encoding aminotransferase class I/II-fold pyridoxal phosphate-dependent enzyme, which produces MDKPVSKILVVNDETLVLKEFVRGLNAAAKSLDNPLGITFVGVTTAREALSAIETDGDLQAVIVDDTLYTLKNETNGSSRVLQMSALELVQRITRLRPELDIYVLIAQDQEDEVVDALFTEAVDGYFYRGERDYRGMYRILNAQLQERSATPFYDALKSYVLMAKDAWHTPGHSSGDSLRDSPWVSDFYEFMGEHVFDADLSVSVPMLDSLMEPTGVIAEAQKLAAKAFGARRTFFATNGTSTGNKVIFQTLLAPGEKLLLDRNCHKSVHHGVVLSGAHPIYLDSSVNRKFGIFGPVPKSTIFKAIEEHSDAEALILTSCTYDGLRYDLQPIIEAAHAKKIKVIIDEAWYGFARFHPFFRPTALEAGADYATQSTHKVLSAFSQASMIHVNDPDFNEHIFRENFNMHTSTSPQYSMIASLDVARKQASMEGFKLLGRTLELAQELRAQINSSGVFRVLELEDLLPEEVKDDGIKLDPTKVTVDISACGYTVEELQRELFDRYNIQVEKSTFNTLSLLLTIGTTRSKVSRLYDALMRIAREGRAQRRLYKSPDIPSFTTLRYLPRDAFYCGGELQPLVDEQDKLNKELQGRVSADQIVPYPPGIPVLVPGQLITEDIVYYLVGLLRSQKRVEMHGIVYDGYLPCVRVLTATEERKLKRLK; this is translated from the coding sequence ATGGACAAGCCGGTCAGCAAGATCCTGGTGGTCAACGACGAGACGCTGGTCCTCAAGGAGTTCGTCAGGGGCCTGAACGCAGCCGCAAAGAGTCTGGACAACCCGCTTGGCATCACCTTTGTCGGCGTCACCACCGCACGCGAAGCGTTGTCCGCGATCGAAACCGACGGCGATCTCCAGGCGGTCATCGTCGATGACACGCTCTACACGCTGAAAAACGAAACCAACGGCAGCAGCCGGGTCCTGCAGATGTCTGCGCTGGAACTGGTTCAGAGGATCACGCGGCTGCGGCCCGAGCTGGACATCTACGTCCTGATCGCGCAGGACCAGGAGGATGAGGTGGTCGACGCGCTCTTCACCGAAGCCGTGGACGGTTATTTCTACCGCGGGGAGCGCGACTATCGGGGGATGTACCGCATCCTCAACGCACAGCTACAGGAGCGTTCGGCCACGCCGTTCTACGACGCGCTCAAGTCCTACGTGCTGATGGCGAAGGACGCCTGGCACACGCCCGGCCACTCTTCCGGCGACAGTCTGCGCGACAGTCCGTGGGTGTCGGACTTCTACGAATTCATGGGCGAGCACGTATTCGATGCCGATCTGTCGGTGTCGGTTCCGATGCTCGATTCGCTGATGGAGCCCACCGGCGTGATCGCGGAAGCACAGAAGCTCGCCGCGAAGGCCTTCGGCGCGCGGCGGACCTTCTTTGCGACCAACGGCACATCGACCGGCAACAAGGTCATCTTTCAGACGCTGCTCGCGCCGGGCGAGAAGTTGCTGCTCGACCGCAACTGCCATAAATCGGTTCACCACGGCGTGGTGCTCTCCGGCGCCCATCCGATTTACCTGGATTCTTCCGTCAATCGCAAGTTCGGGATCTTCGGCCCGGTGCCCAAGTCGACCATCTTCAAGGCGATCGAAGAGCATTCGGACGCAGAAGCGCTCATCCTGACCTCGTGCACCTACGACGGGCTACGCTACGATCTGCAGCCCATCATCGAGGCGGCCCACGCGAAGAAAATCAAGGTCATCATCGACGAAGCGTGGTACGGCTTCGCCCGCTTCCACCCCTTCTTCCGGCCCACTGCGCTGGAGGCGGGCGCCGACTACGCAACGCAATCCACCCACAAGGTCCTGTCCGCGTTCTCGCAGGCGTCGATGATCCACGTCAACGACCCGGACTTCAACGAGCACATCTTCCGCGAGAACTTCAACATGCACACCTCGACCAGCCCGCAGTACAGCATGATCGCGAGCCTGGACGTGGCACGCAAGCAGGCTTCGATGGAGGGCTTCAAGCTGCTCGGTCGCACGCTCGAGCTGGCGCAGGAGCTGCGTGCGCAGATCAACTCGAGCGGGGTTTTCCGTGTGCTGGAACTGGAAGACCTGCTTCCCGAGGAAGTCAAGGACGACGGCATCAAGCTGGACCCGACCAAGGTCACGGTCGACATCTCGGCCTGCGGCTACACGGTGGAGGAGCTGCAAAGAGAACTGTTCGATCGCTACAACATACAGGTCGAGAAGTCGACCTTCAACACGCTCTCGCTGCTGCTCACCATCGGCACGACGCGCTCCAAGGTCTCGCGCCTGTACGACGCCCTGATGCGCATCGCGCGCGAGGGGCGCGCGCAGCGCCGGCTCTACAAGTCGCCCGACATCCCGAGCTTCACCACGCTGCGCTATCTGCCGCGGGATGCGTTCTACTGCGGCGGAGAGCTGCAGCCGCTGGTCGACGAGCAGGACAAGCTCAACAAGGAATTGCAGGGCCGGGTGTCGGCCGACCAGATCGTGCCCTACCCCCCGGGCATTCCCGTGCTGGTGCCGGGTCAGCTGATCACCGAAGACATCGTCTACTACCTGGTTGGCCTGCTGCGCAGCCAGAAACGCGTCGAAATGCACGGCATCGTCTACGACGGCTACCTGCCCTGCGTGCGCGTTCTGACGGCGACCGAGGAAAGGAAGCTCAAGCGACTGAAGTAA
- a CDS encoding aspartate aminotransferase family protein — MQHLMDTYARQPVAFVRGEGAWLWDAEGRRYLDGLCGIAVSGLGHAHPRFVRALAEQAGRIVHASNLYRIPEQEALAQKLCAISGMDAAFFCNSGCEANEAAIKLARLYGHQRAIEVPAVVVMEKAFHGRSIATLSATGSRKVQAGFEPLLTGFVRVPFGDHAVLDQVAANNPSIVAVLVEPIQGEGGVNVPDKGYLAALRAACDRHGWLLMLDEVQSGMGRTGKWFAHQHAGIQADVMTLAKGLGNGFPIGACLARGKAASVFKPGSHGSTFGGNPLACVAALTTVSIIEEEGLLRRAEHLGRWMLEALRESLQDLPAVREIRGQGLMIGIELDRPCGDLVKQALDQGLLINVTADTVVRLLPPLTMTDAEARQLVAGVTRSIRALVSAETAATG; from the coding sequence ATGCAGCACCTGATGGACACCTATGCGCGGCAACCGGTGGCTTTCGTCCGGGGCGAGGGCGCCTGGCTATGGGATGCCGAAGGTCGGCGCTATCTGGACGGGCTGTGCGGTATCGCGGTGTCCGGTCTCGGTCACGCGCATCCGAGGTTCGTGCGGGCGCTGGCCGAGCAGGCGGGGCGCATCGTGCATGCATCGAATCTGTATCGCATTCCTGAACAGGAAGCGCTGGCGCAGAAGCTGTGCGCGATTTCGGGAATGGACGCCGCGTTCTTCTGCAACTCGGGCTGCGAGGCGAACGAGGCGGCGATCAAGCTGGCGCGGCTCTATGGCCACCAGCGCGCGATCGAGGTGCCCGCCGTGGTCGTGATGGAGAAGGCATTTCACGGGCGGAGCATCGCGACGTTGTCCGCAACCGGCAGCCGCAAGGTACAAGCCGGGTTCGAGCCGCTGCTGACCGGGTTCGTGCGGGTCCCCTTCGGCGACCACGCGGTGCTCGACCAGGTGGCGGCAAACAACCCCAGCATCGTGGCCGTGCTGGTGGAGCCGATTCAAGGCGAGGGGGGGGTCAACGTCCCGGACAAAGGCTACCTGGCCGCCCTGCGTGCTGCCTGCGATCGCCATGGATGGCTGCTCATGCTCGACGAAGTACAAAGCGGCATGGGGCGTACCGGCAAGTGGTTCGCCCATCAACACGCCGGGATCCAGGCGGACGTCATGACGCTGGCCAAGGGTCTGGGCAACGGATTTCCGATCGGCGCCTGCCTGGCGCGCGGCAAGGCGGCGAGCGTTTTCAAGCCCGGATCGCACGGTTCGACCTTTGGCGGCAACCCCCTCGCGTGCGTGGCGGCGCTGACCACCGTTTCGATCATCGAGGAGGAAGGGCTTCTGAGGCGGGCCGAGCATCTGGGTCGATGGATGCTGGAGGCGTTGCGCGAGTCGCTCCAGGACCTGCCGGCCGTGCGCGAAATCCGCGGCCAAGGACTCATGATCGGAATCGAGCTCGACCGGCCCTGCGGCGACCTGGTCAAGCAAGCGCTCGATCAGGGCCTGCTGATCAACGTCACGGCGGACACCGTCGTGCGCCTGCTCCCGCCGCTGACCATGACTGACGCCGAAGCACGACAACTGGTCGCCGGCGTGACCCGATCGATCCGGGCGCTGGTGTCGGCCGAGACGGCGGCGACTGGCTGA
- the argF gene encoding ornithine carbamoyltransferase, which translates to MRAIRHFLQLKDFSRGELEYLFERTRWIKEKFKRYERYWPLADRTLVMIFEKASTRTRLSFEAGMQQLGGSAIYLNTRDSQLGRGEPVEDAAEVISRMSDLVMIRTFEQSIIERFAAHSRVPVINGLTNQYHPCQILADIYTYIDLRGSIEGRTVAWIGDANNVCHTWLQAATLFGFALHVSTPPGYEVRPDRAGIVDASHLKTFADPYEAARGADLVTTDVWTSMGFEAEDAVRKKAFERWQVNAQIMKAAKSDALFMHCLPAHRGEEVAAEVIDGPQSVVWEEAENRLHTQKALMEYLLLGRVE; encoded by the coding sequence ATGCGCGCGATCAGGCACTTCCTGCAGCTCAAGGACTTTTCGCGCGGCGAGCTGGAGTATCTCTTTGAGCGCACGCGCTGGATCAAGGAGAAGTTCAAGCGCTATGAGCGTTACTGGCCGCTCGCCGACCGTACCCTGGTGATGATCTTCGAGAAGGCTTCGACGCGCACCCGGCTGTCGTTCGAGGCGGGCATGCAGCAACTCGGCGGCAGCGCGATCTATCTGAACACCCGTGACTCGCAACTCGGGCGCGGAGAGCCTGTGGAGGACGCGGCCGAGGTCATCTCGCGCATGAGCGATCTGGTGATGATCCGCACCTTCGAGCAGTCGATCATCGAGCGCTTCGCCGCCCACTCGCGCGTGCCGGTGATCAACGGGCTGACCAACCAATATCATCCCTGCCAGATCCTAGCGGACATCTATACATACATCGACCTGCGCGGCTCGATCGAGGGCAGGACCGTCGCGTGGATCGGCGACGCCAACAACGTCTGTCACACCTGGCTGCAGGCGGCCACGCTCTTCGGTTTCGCGCTGCACGTATCCACACCCCCCGGCTACGAAGTCCGGCCGGACCGGGCGGGGATCGTTGACGCGAGCCACCTGAAGACCTTCGCCGACCCTTACGAAGCCGCGCGCGGTGCCGACCTGGTCACCACCGACGTGTGGACCAGCATGGGCTTCGAGGCGGAAGATGCGGTACGCAAGAAGGCTTTCGAGCGCTGGCAGGTCAACGCGCAGATAATGAAGGCCGCCAAGTCCGACGCGCTCTTCATGCATTGCCTGCCCGCTCACCGCGGCGAGGAGGTGGCCGCCGAGGTCATCGACGGGCCGCAAAGCGTCGTGTGGGAGGAAGCGGAGAACCGGCTGCACACGCAGAAGGCGCTCATGGAATATCTGCTGCTGGGACGGGTCGAATAG